The Arachis hypogaea cultivar Tifrunner chromosome 16, arahy.Tifrunner.gnm2.J5K5, whole genome shotgun sequence genome contains a region encoding:
- the LOC112755237 gene encoding UMP-CMP kinase 3-like isoform X1: protein METADKARNQGSSVSILEKNPKVVFVLGGPGSGKGTQCTNIAKLFGYTHLSAGDLLRAESESDSENGIMIKNVMKEGKIVPSEVTVKLLQQKMWKTGKDKFLIDGFPRNDENRAAFENVTGIEPAFVLYFDCPVEEMERRLLNRNQAREDDKIETIKKRFKVFLESNPPVISYYGEKGKVRKIDAARSIDKVFESVKTIFEAQD, encoded by the exons GGTTCAAGTGTAAGCATTTTAGAGAAAAATCCTAAAGTTGTTTTTGTGTTAG GTGGCCCAGGCAGTGGGAAAGGAACACAATGTACAAACATTGCCAAACTGTTTGGTTATACTCACCTCAGTGCTGGAGATCTTCTGCGAGCAGAGTCCGAATCTGATTCGGAAAATGG AATAATGATAAAGAATGTGATGAAAGAAGGGAAAATTGTTCCTTCAGAGGTGACAGTGAAACTTCTGCAACAAAAAATGTGGAAAACTGGCAAGGATAAATTTCTCATTGATGGCTTTCCTCGTAACGACGAAAATCGAGCAGCATTTGAGAATGTG ACTGGAATAGAGCCAGCTTTTGTTCTGTATTTCGATTGTCCCGTGGAAGAGATGGAGCGGCGTCTTCTTAATAGGAACCAA GCAAGAGAGGATGACAAGATTGAAACAATAAAGAAGCGATTTAAGGTTTTCTTGGAGTCTAATCCACCCGTGATTTCTTATTATGGCGAGAAAGGAAAAGTTCGCAAG ATTGATGCCGCAAGGTCTATTGATAAGGTTTTTGAGTCCGTCAAGACAATTTTCGAAGCACAAGATTAG
- the LOC112755237 gene encoding UMP-CMP kinase 3-like isoform X2, producing the protein MACILFFPYNGGPGSGKGTQCTNIAKLFGYTHLSAGDLLRAESESDSENGIMIKNVMKEGKIVPSEVTVKLLQQKMWKTGKDKFLIDGFPRNDENRAAFENVTGIEPAFVLYFDCPVEEMERRLLNRNQAREDDKIETIKKRFKVFLESNPPVISYYGEKGKVRKIDAARSIDKVFESVKTIFEAQD; encoded by the exons GTGGCCCAGGCAGTGGGAAAGGAACACAATGTACAAACATTGCCAAACTGTTTGGTTATACTCACCTCAGTGCTGGAGATCTTCTGCGAGCAGAGTCCGAATCTGATTCGGAAAATGG AATAATGATAAAGAATGTGATGAAAGAAGGGAAAATTGTTCCTTCAGAGGTGACAGTGAAACTTCTGCAACAAAAAATGTGGAAAACTGGCAAGGATAAATTTCTCATTGATGGCTTTCCTCGTAACGACGAAAATCGAGCAGCATTTGAGAATGTG ACTGGAATAGAGCCAGCTTTTGTTCTGTATTTCGATTGTCCCGTGGAAGAGATGGAGCGGCGTCTTCTTAATAGGAACCAA GCAAGAGAGGATGACAAGATTGAAACAATAAAGAAGCGATTTAAGGTTTTCTTGGAGTCTAATCCACCCGTGATTTCTTATTATGGCGAGAAAGGAAAAGTTCGCAAG ATTGATGCCGCAAGGTCTATTGATAAGGTTTTTGAGTCCGTCAAGACAATTTTCGAAGCACAAGATTAG
- the LOC112755237 gene encoding UMP-CMP kinase 3-like isoform X3, whose amino-acid sequence MACILFFPYNGSGKGTQCTNIAKLFGYTHLSAGDLLRAESESDSENGIMIKNVMKEGKIVPSEVTVKLLQQKMWKTGKDKFLIDGFPRNDENRAAFENVTGIEPAFVLYFDCPVEEMERRLLNRNQAREDDKIETIKKRFKVFLESNPPVISYYGEKGKVRKIDAARSIDKVFESVKTIFEAQD is encoded by the exons GCAGTGGGAAAGGAACACAATGTACAAACATTGCCAAACTGTTTGGTTATACTCACCTCAGTGCTGGAGATCTTCTGCGAGCAGAGTCCGAATCTGATTCGGAAAATGG AATAATGATAAAGAATGTGATGAAAGAAGGGAAAATTGTTCCTTCAGAGGTGACAGTGAAACTTCTGCAACAAAAAATGTGGAAAACTGGCAAGGATAAATTTCTCATTGATGGCTTTCCTCGTAACGACGAAAATCGAGCAGCATTTGAGAATGTG ACTGGAATAGAGCCAGCTTTTGTTCTGTATTTCGATTGTCCCGTGGAAGAGATGGAGCGGCGTCTTCTTAATAGGAACCAA GCAAGAGAGGATGACAAGATTGAAACAATAAAGAAGCGATTTAAGGTTTTCTTGGAGTCTAATCCACCCGTGATTTCTTATTATGGCGAGAAAGGAAAAGTTCGCAAG ATTGATGCCGCAAGGTCTATTGATAAGGTTTTTGAGTCCGTCAAGACAATTTTCGAAGCACAAGATTAG